In a genomic window of Spodoptera frugiperda isolate SF20-4 chromosome 18, AGI-APGP_CSIRO_Sfru_2.0, whole genome shotgun sequence:
- the LOC118278113 gene encoding F-box/WD repeat-containing protein 4: MTTDNILQLPIDILVNIFKLLNIKDLHNVMLTCKLLKDLIKNDNTIWRHLSRDKLIIGYSDKRRPNELWYNRCRTSQNWCNGYYRIKLVIKHYTNYMPWLTFHNSEILLVSVGSELHCYPTNRKGTPNCREALWKVEVPKIPRHDVRTNDISRFIIKNDIIACGNRDGCLAVYKLNNVRKRPCLQYHVQDCHKKGSVEVTAVEVFDERNQTIVVTGSSNSSELQFYGLKKESDNITYICKGNDKNLFNISMYETAGTKCMALNSTSDKLAIGLTGNSRPILLDVNNPRVLMAADTTKNRKEAVRDIQWHNDNTLLYVTHAGNLHLLDIRTHEMVYHSWDPFRAAFYCVKSDGQCAMVAGSAEYSRCVLFDTRKHIHHVQMFFTQKKASPVYSLDFDPYQLITAIDRGVSVLDFNINTTFEEPKDYSQVFH, encoded by the exons ATGACGACTGACAATATTTTGCAATTGCCTATTGATATcttagtaaatatatttaagcTATTAAATATAAAGGATCTTCATAATGTAATGTTAACTTGTAAGCTTTTAAAAGatctaataaaaaatgataatacAATATGGAGGCATCTCTCAcgagataaattaattattggttATTCAGATAAAAG ACGGCCAAATGAATTGTGGTACAATCGGTGTAGAACTTCACAAAACTGGTGCAATGGGTATTATAGAATTAAg CTGGTTATCAAGCACTATACAAACTATATGCCATGGCTAACATTCCACAATTCTGAAATCTTACTTGTATCTGTTGGTTCTGAGCTTCACTGCTACCCTACCAATAGGAAAGGTACACCAAACTGTAGAGAAGCTCTATGGAAAGTTGAAGTTCCTAAAATACCAAGACATGATGTGAGGACTAATGATATCTCCAGGTTTATCATCAAAAATGATATTATTGCTTGCGGAAATAG AGATGGCTGTTTGGCAGTATACAAACTTAATAATGTAAGAAAGAGGCCATGTTTACAGTATCATGTGCAAGATTGTCACAAAAAGGGTTCAGTGGAAGTAACAGCTGTTGAAGTATTTGATGAAAGAAATCAAACAATTGTTGTTACCGGCTCTAGCAATAGTTCAGAGTTACAATTTTATGGCCTAAAGAAAGAAAGTgataatattacttatatttgtAAAGGCAATGATAAGA atttatttaatatctcaATGTATGAAACTGCTGGCACAAAATGTATGGCTCTTAACAGTACATCAGACAAATTAGCAATAGGTCTCACTGGTAACAGTAGGCCTATTTTGCTTGATgtgaataa TCCCAGAGTTTTGATGGCGGCAGATACAACAAAGAATCGCAAGGAAGCAGTGCGTGACATCCAATGGCATAATGACAACACATTACTATATGTCACCCATGCTGGGAACCTCCACTTGTTAGACATAAGAACACATGAAATG GTGTACCATTCATGGGATCCTTTTCGAGCAGCGTTTTATTGCGTCAAATCAGATGGACAATGTGCAATGGTGGCAGGATCGGCTGAATATTCGCGTTGTGTTTTATTCGATACACGCAAACATATACATCACGTACAG atGTTTTTTACACAAAAGAAAGCCTCTCCCGTGTACAGTTTAGATTTCGATCCTTATCAACTTATTACGGCGATAGATAGAGGAGTTTCAGTTTTAGACTTCAATATAAATACTACTTTTGAAGAACCAAAAGATTATTCCCAGGTTTTCCACTGA
- the LOC118278114 gene encoding SH3 domain-containing protein 19 isoform X1 — translation MDLFKDMKGPTRPAPSVPGMGVNRYSPVTNWDNDPFGADVFEPSPHFTQKKKPPPRPPPPKVAKQPDIPAKPSHFIRKPTVLTSLLTRKPKTVVNNQNVNVTQPSIIKDVNSEVDTLKMFPKCEPKNVQTGALIDLSSPPSSPTFTTRSSSDGLSVDSFGSDATTSTNHHNAHNGGNASQAESGFEDDFDLFLHSRKPVGKEDTMDDFTSIDPFSPQPVMNKPPLKKKPILSKENVYEVSSNFTSHISAAPMLKGPTIIRAKPARPKPPDNSALLKNTFGNSFPVTTMTVNTTTPIQKVSNGFGDSFESKQLSWDDDEGSPEREPSPPMPTIPPPPPPAVVDDDLTSTWTTDIPDFVPNQLANVDDEEEPHAIALYDYFTDHPDDLCFSANSKIKLIRRVDQEWLFGSLRSGAQGLFPSNYVEIKVPLPNEAAPPTPLLGVAVALYDFEPVEPGDLRFATGDTIKVKNKLNDEWYFGECNGLKGQFPINYVQMS, via the exons ATGGATTTATTTAAAG ATATGAAGGGCCCAACACGGCCAGCTCCCAGTGTTCCTGGTATGGGTGTGAACAGATATTCTCCTGTTACAAATTGGGACAATGACCCCTTTGGTGCAGATGTGTTTGAGCCGTCACCACATTTCACACAGAAAAAGAAACCTCCACCTCGTCCTCCACCACCAAAGGTTGCCAAGCAACCTGATATTCCAGCAAAACCCTCACACTTTATAAGAAAGCCAACAGTTCTCACTTCCCTATTAACTCGTAAACCTAAAACAGTAGTGAATAATCAAAATGTGAATGTAACCCAGCCAAGTATAATAAAAGATGTGAACAGTGAAGTGGACACTCTTAAAATGTTTCCTAAATGTGAGCCAAAGAATGTGCAGACAGGTGCTTTGATAGATCTCTCTTCGCCTCCCAGCTCTCCTACATTCACCACCAGGTCGAGCAGTGATGGTCTCAGTGTGGACAGCTTTGGTTCTGATGCCACTACATCCACCAATCATCACAATGCCCACAATGGTGGAAATGCCTCACAAGCTGAGAGTGGTTTCGAAGATGATTTTGATCTGTTCCTACATTCAAGGAAGCCTGTAGGAAAGGAGGACacaatggatgattttacaTCTATTGATCCATTCTCACCCCAACCAGTAATGAACAAACCTCCTTTGAAGAAGAAACCTATTTTAAGTAAGGAAAATGTTTATGAGGTATCAAGTAATTTTACGAGCCACATATCAGCTGCTCCGATGCTGAAAGGTCCGACGATAATCCGTGCCAAGCCAGCCAGGCCGAAGCCTCCGGATAACTCGGCGTTACTGAAGAATACGTTTGGAAATAGTTTCCCAGTCACCACCATGACGGTGAACACTACCACGCCCATACAAAAGGTCTCCAACGGATTCGGTGATAGTTTC GAATCAAAGCAGTTAAGCTGGGATGATGATGAAGGATCTCCGGAGAGGGAACCGTCGCCGCCGATGCCGACGATACCGCCGCCTCCACCCCCAGCAGTAGTCGACGACGATCTGACCAGTACCTGGACTACTGACATCCCCGATTTTGTGCCCAATCAACTTGCCAACGTCGACGACGAGGAAGAACCACACGCGATTGCTCTTTACGATTACTTCACTGATCATCCGGACGATTTATGCTTTTCG GCCAACTCGAAGATAAAGTTGATACGGCGAGTGGACCAAGAATGGCTGTTTGGCAGTTTAAGGAGCGGCGCGCAGGGTCTGTTCCCGTCCAACTACGTGGAGATCAAGGTTCCTCTACCTAACGAGGCTGCCCCGCCGACACCTCTCCTCGGCGTCGCTGTCGCACTTTACGACTTTGAACCTGTAGAGCCAGGCGACCTACGCTTCGCCACAGGTGACACTATAAAAGTTAAGAACAAACTTAACGATGAGTGGTACTTTGGCGAGTGTAACGGACTGAAAGGACAATTCCCAATTAACTATGTACAGATGAGTTAA
- the LOC118278114 gene encoding SH3 domain-containing protein 19 isoform X2, with product MKGPTRPAPSVPGMGVNRYSPVTNWDNDPFGADVFEPSPHFTQKKKPPPRPPPPKVAKQPDIPAKPSHFIRKPTVLTSLLTRKPKTVVNNQNVNVTQPSIIKDVNSEVDTLKMFPKCEPKNVQTGALIDLSSPPSSPTFTTRSSSDGLSVDSFGSDATTSTNHHNAHNGGNASQAESGFEDDFDLFLHSRKPVGKEDTMDDFTSIDPFSPQPVMNKPPLKKKPILSKENVYEVSSNFTSHISAAPMLKGPTIIRAKPARPKPPDNSALLKNTFGNSFPVTTMTVNTTTPIQKVSNGFGDSFESKQLSWDDDEGSPEREPSPPMPTIPPPPPPAVVDDDLTSTWTTDIPDFVPNQLANVDDEEEPHAIALYDYFTDHPDDLCFSANSKIKLIRRVDQEWLFGSLRSGAQGLFPSNYVEIKVPLPNEAAPPTPLLGVAVALYDFEPVEPGDLRFATGDTIKVKNKLNDEWYFGECNGLKGQFPINYVQMS from the exons ATGAAGGGCCCAACACGGCCAGCTCCCAGTGTTCCTGGTATGGGTGTGAACAGATATTCTCCTGTTACAAATTGGGACAATGACCCCTTTGGTGCAGATGTGTTTGAGCCGTCACCACATTTCACACAGAAAAAGAAACCTCCACCTCGTCCTCCACCACCAAAGGTTGCCAAGCAACCTGATATTCCAGCAAAACCCTCACACTTTATAAGAAAGCCAACAGTTCTCACTTCCCTATTAACTCGTAAACCTAAAACAGTAGTGAATAATCAAAATGTGAATGTAACCCAGCCAAGTATAATAAAAGATGTGAACAGTGAAGTGGACACTCTTAAAATGTTTCCTAAATGTGAGCCAAAGAATGTGCAGACAGGTGCTTTGATAGATCTCTCTTCGCCTCCCAGCTCTCCTACATTCACCACCAGGTCGAGCAGTGATGGTCTCAGTGTGGACAGCTTTGGTTCTGATGCCACTACATCCACCAATCATCACAATGCCCACAATGGTGGAAATGCCTCACAAGCTGAGAGTGGTTTCGAAGATGATTTTGATCTGTTCCTACATTCAAGGAAGCCTGTAGGAAAGGAGGACacaatggatgattttacaTCTATTGATCCATTCTCACCCCAACCAGTAATGAACAAACCTCCTTTGAAGAAGAAACCTATTTTAAGTAAGGAAAATGTTTATGAGGTATCAAGTAATTTTACGAGCCACATATCAGCTGCTCCGATGCTGAAAGGTCCGACGATAATCCGTGCCAAGCCAGCCAGGCCGAAGCCTCCGGATAACTCGGCGTTACTGAAGAATACGTTTGGAAATAGTTTCCCAGTCACCACCATGACGGTGAACACTACCACGCCCATACAAAAGGTCTCCAACGGATTCGGTGATAGTTTC GAATCAAAGCAGTTAAGCTGGGATGATGATGAAGGATCTCCGGAGAGGGAACCGTCGCCGCCGATGCCGACGATACCGCCGCCTCCACCCCCAGCAGTAGTCGACGACGATCTGACCAGTACCTGGACTACTGACATCCCCGATTTTGTGCCCAATCAACTTGCCAACGTCGACGACGAGGAAGAACCACACGCGATTGCTCTTTACGATTACTTCACTGATCATCCGGACGATTTATGCTTTTCG GCCAACTCGAAGATAAAGTTGATACGGCGAGTGGACCAAGAATGGCTGTTTGGCAGTTTAAGGAGCGGCGCGCAGGGTCTGTTCCCGTCCAACTACGTGGAGATCAAGGTTCCTCTACCTAACGAGGCTGCCCCGCCGACACCTCTCCTCGGCGTCGCTGTCGCACTTTACGACTTTGAACCTGTAGAGCCAGGCGACCTACGCTTCGCCACAGGTGACACTATAAAAGTTAAGAACAAACTTAACGATGAGTGGTACTTTGGCGAGTGTAACGGACTGAAAGGACAATTCCCAATTAACTATGTACAGATGAGTTAA
- the LOC118277973 gene encoding cysteine-rich hydrophobic domain-containing protein 2, whose amino-acid sequence MADFDAIYPDETELEENIEETHVTLVPDPIVIRGAGNMTVFGLSNRFNGEFPSGLQSRVAPEEYQATVARINSVLKKTLPVNVKWLFCGCVCCCCTLGCSLWPVICLSKRTQHSLNKLLEWENSRLYNKLGLRWRLTKQHCDSSSMMEYVLLIEFIPKIPIYRPD is encoded by the exons ATGGCAGACTTTGATGCAATATACCCTGATGAGACGGAACTCGAGGAGAATATAGAAGAGACACATGTGACGCTAGTGCCTGATCCGATCGTGATTCGAGGGGCTGGGAACATGACAGT ATTTGGTCTAAGCAACCGCTTCAACGGGGAGTTTCCTTCGGGGCTGCAGTCGCGGGTAGCGCCGGAGGAGTACCAGGCTACAGTGGCCCGCATCAACAGCGTGCTGAAGAAGACTTTGCCCGTCAACGTCAAGTGGCTGTTCTGCGGCTGCGTGTGTTGCTGCTGCACCTTAGGATGCTCTCTCTGGCCTGTCATATGTCTTAGTAAAAGG ACGCAACACTCTCTGAACAAACTATTGGAATGGGAGAACAGTCGACTGTACAACAAGCTGGGACTTCGCTGGCGACTCACGAAGCAACACTGCGACTCCTCATCCATGATGGAATACGTACTTCTCATAGAGTTTATTCCTAAAATACCCATATACCGACCCGACTAA